In Gammaproteobacteria bacterium, a single genomic region encodes these proteins:
- a CDS encoding Maf family protein produces the protein MDHAAEPELVLASASPRRSELLAGLGLRFSQQAADIDERWQPGESPEHYVERLALEKARAIAVDCPAAVVLGSDTTVVLDGEPLGKPADEAEACAMLAALSGREHEVLTAIAVVGQQGEKSRVVATKVRFRPLSEAEIRAYWRSGEPADKAGAYGIQGLAAIFVERLEGSYSAVVGLPLAETAALLKEFEITVLA, from the coding sequence ATGGATCACGCTGCCGAGCCCGAGCTGGTTCTCGCCTCCGCGTCGCCGCGCCGCTCCGAATTGCTGGCGGGCCTCGGCCTGCGCTTCAGCCAGCAGGCAGCCGATATCGACGAACGCTGGCAGCCCGGCGAGTCGCCCGAGCATTACGTCGAGCGGCTGGCGCTGGAAAAGGCCCGGGCCATTGCCGTTGACTGTCCCGCCGCTGTCGTGCTGGGCTCGGACACCACGGTGGTGCTGGATGGGGAGCCCTTGGGCAAGCCGGCCGACGAGGCCGAGGCCTGCGCCATGCTGGCTGCCTTGTCGGGTCGCGAGCACGAGGTGCTGACAGCCATTGCTGTCGTCGGCCAGCAAGGCGAAAAGTCCCGGGTTGTGGCCACCAAAGTCCGTTTTCGTCCATTGTCTGAGGCGGAAATCCGGGCATACTGGAGGTCCGGCGAGCCCGCCGACAAGGCAGGTGCCTATGGCATCCAGGGGCTCGCGGCGATTTTCGTGGAGCGCCTCGAGGGCAGCTACAGCGCGGTCGTAGGACTGCCGCTGGCCGAAACCGCCGCACTGCTGAAGGAATTCGAAATTACGGTGCTGGCCTGA
- the rlmH gene encoding 23S rRNA (pseudouridine(1915)-N(3))-methyltransferase RlmH: MKLRMLAVGQKMPAWVTAGYDEYAHRMPPDCRLELTEIPLGQRSKSQPVERAMAAEADKLLAAVGERDRLIALDVTGKSWRTEQLATQLAEWRQDGRDVCFAIGGPDGLARSVLDRAERRWSLSALTLPHPLVRIVLAEQLYRAWSILANHPYHRA, from the coding sequence ATGAAACTCCGGATGCTCGCCGTTGGCCAGAAAATGCCTGCCTGGGTGACGGCCGGATACGACGAATACGCGCATCGCATGCCGCCGGACTGCCGGCTGGAACTGACGGAAATCCCCCTGGGTCAGCGGTCCAAGTCACAGCCGGTCGAACGCGCCATGGCGGCCGAGGCCGACAAGCTGCTGGCTGCCGTGGGCGAGCGTGATCGCCTGATTGCGCTGGATGTCACCGGCAAGTCGTGGCGCACGGAGCAGCTCGCCACCCAGCTCGCCGAGTGGCGCCAGGACGGTCGTGATGTCTGTTTCGCCATCGGCGGCCCGGACGGGCTGGCCCGGTCGGTGCTGGATCGGGCCGAGCGCCGCTGGTCCTTGTCGGCCCTGACCCTCCCGCATCCGCTGGTGCGCATCGTGCTGGCGGAACAGCTGTACCGGGCCTGGAGCATCCTGGCCAACCACCCCTATCACCGGGCCTGA
- the rsfS gene encoding ribosome silencing factor: MKPEALKSLVTEALEDMKAQNIVAIDVRGKTAITDFMVIATGTSDRHVKALADSVLKEAKDAGVKPLGIEGERDAEWVLIDLNDVIVHTMTADVRDFYGLEKLWSVDGETKQEDSKA; this comes from the coding sequence ATGAAACCCGAAGCTCTGAAAAGCCTGGTGACCGAAGCCCTTGAAGACATGAAGGCGCAGAACATTGTCGCGATCGATGTGCGGGGCAAGACAGCCATTACCGATTTCATGGTGATTGCGACCGGCACCTCGGATCGTCACGTCAAGGCGCTGGCCGACAGTGTTCTCAAGGAAGCGAAGGATGCCGGTGTGAAACCGCTGGGTATCGAGGGCGAGCGCGATGCCGAGTGGGTATTGATCGACCTGAACGATGTCATTGTTCACACCATGACCGCGGATGTGCGTGACTTTTACGGCCTGGAAAAACTCTGGTCTGTCGATGGCGAGACAAAGCAAGAAGACAGCAAGGCCTGA
- the nadD gene encoding nicotinate-nucleotide adenylyltransferase — protein MSQMRLGVFGGMFDPVHHGHLRPALEVAEQARLDHVRLLPCAIPPHRDIPSATAEQRRDMLELAVADYDMFSVDSQELERSGTSYTIDTLESLRAELPEAMLVLMLGEDAFAGLHRWHRWQEIFSLAQVVIMRRPGGTEEFDAAIDQELSARRCPIADLPGKDRGAIAMAEVTPLQISSTLIRHVVGRGEDPGFLVPEPVARYLREKRIY, from the coding sequence ATGAGCCAGATGAGACTGGGCGTTTTCGGCGGCATGTTCGATCCCGTGCACCACGGCCACTTGCGGCCTGCACTGGAAGTGGCCGAGCAGGCACGTCTCGACCATGTCCGGCTGCTGCCCTGCGCCATACCGCCGCATCGCGACATACCCAGCGCCACGGCCGAACAGCGCCGAGACATGCTGGAACTGGCGGTGGCGGACTACGACATGTTCAGCGTCGATTCTCAGGAACTGGAGCGCAGTGGTACCTCCTATACCATCGACACGCTCGAGAGCCTGAGGGCCGAACTGCCCGAGGCGATGCTGGTCCTGATGCTCGGCGAGGATGCCTTTGCCGGCCTGCACCGCTGGCATCGCTGGCAGGAGATTTTCTCGCTGGCGCAGGTTGTCATCATGCGCCGGCCCGGCGGCACGGAAGAATTCGATGCTGCCATCGACCAGGAACTGAGCGCCCGCCGTTGCCCGATTGCCGACCTGCCAGGCAAGGATCGGGGTGCCATTGCGATGGCCGAGGTTACGCCCTTGCAGATTTCCTCCACCCTGATCAGGCATGTTGTCGGGCGGGGCGAGGATCCCGGCTTCCTGGTGCCGGAGCCGGTTGCGCGCTACCTGCGCGAAAAGCGAATTTACTGA
- the holA gene encoding DNA polymerase III subunit delta, which translates to MKLYPDSLDGHLAGNLLPVYLLAGDEPLQVEEAADAIRAAARAQGYDSREVFFTDRHFDWNAIHAAGSAMSLFAERRLLEIRLPTGRPGDAGGKALIELAENPPEDTVVLIISSAKVDKKVKWVKAVEKSGGLLESWSLDPKQLLAWISKRLSAAGLVADPEAARLLAERVEGNLLAAKQEIDKLALLVGQDNDGKADAEAVRDAVANSARFNVFLLSDAALAGRPDRALRIVDGLREEGTDPVLLVWSLTRDIRALTDMAFRLAKGEPASRLTSRVWPKSRGPLFEKALQRISHRQWNDLLLEAALADRSVKGMGAASGKEAVWAAVQRLTARLAGASLDTMPA; encoded by the coding sequence GTGAAGCTTTATCCGGACAGCCTCGATGGGCACCTCGCCGGCAACCTGCTGCCGGTCTACCTGCTGGCGGGCGACGAGCCCTTGCAGGTGGAAGAAGCAGCCGATGCGATTCGGGCTGCTGCCCGCGCCCAGGGATACGACTCACGCGAAGTCTTTTTCACCGATCGCCATTTCGACTGGAATGCCATCCATGCGGCTGGCAGCGCCATGTCGCTGTTCGCTGAACGTCGCTTGCTGGAAATTCGCCTGCCCACCGGTCGTCCCGGTGATGCCGGTGGCAAGGCCTTGATCGAGCTGGCGGAGAACCCGCCCGAGGATACGGTGGTGTTGATCATCAGCAGCGCGAAGGTCGACAAGAAGGTCAAGTGGGTCAAGGCGGTGGAAAAGTCTGGCGGACTGCTGGAAAGCTGGTCGCTGGACCCGAAGCAACTGCTCGCCTGGATCAGCAAGCGCCTGTCGGCCGCCGGACTGGTTGCCGATCCGGAAGCGGCTCGCCTGCTGGCGGAACGGGTGGAGGGCAACCTGCTGGCTGCCAAGCAGGAAATCGACAAGCTGGCCTTGCTGGTCGGCCAGGATAACGACGGCAAGGCAGATGCAGAGGCCGTTCGCGACGCCGTGGCCAACAGCGCCAGGTTCAATGTCTTTCTTTTGTCGGATGCCGCGCTGGCAGGTCGGCCCGATCGCGCCTTGCGAATTGTCGACGGTCTGCGCGAGGAGGGCACCGATCCCGTCCTGCTGGTCTGGTCCCTGACGCGGGACATCCGCGCCCTGACCGACATGGCATTTCGCCTGGCAAAGGGTGAACCAGCCAGCCGCCTGACGTCGCGCGTCTGGCCGAAAAGCCGCGGGCCGCTGTTTGAAAAGGCCCTGCAACGCATCAGTCACCGGCAGTGGAACGATCTGCTGCTGGAAGCGGCGCTGGCAGATCGCAGCGTCAAGGGCATGGGTGCTGCCAGCGGCAAGGAAGCGGTATGGGCCGCTGTCCAAAGACTGACAGCGCGCCTTGCGGGCGCTTCTCTTGATACCATGCCGGCATGA
- the lptE gene encoding LPS assembly lipoprotein LptE yields the protein MSWPMRSMVILLLAACAACGFHLRGELPLPVEMQQTYLDYRGSDTDVRRVLARILGKNGVTVVRSRGEATAILRILRATVEQEVISKNIDGRPTEYRITAKWSIRLSLADGSRSGEILTAEQDTVLSLDPTDPLGARVARDEAASDLRKRVARQVLERLAATGLPAAAD from the coding sequence ATGTCCTGGCCGATGCGCAGCATGGTGATACTGTTGCTTGCCGCATGCGCGGCCTGCGGTTTCCACTTGCGCGGCGAACTGCCGTTGCCCGTCGAGATGCAGCAGACGTATCTTGACTATCGTGGCTCGGACACCGATGTCCGGCGCGTGCTGGCGCGCATCCTCGGCAAGAACGGCGTGACGGTGGTCCGCTCGCGCGGCGAAGCGACCGCGATCCTGCGAATCCTCCGTGCCACTGTCGAGCAGGAAGTGATTTCCAAGAACATCGATGGCAGGCCCACCGAATACCGGATAACCGCGAAATGGTCCATTCGTCTTTCGCTGGCGGATGGCAGCAGGAGCGGCGAAATCCTGACCGCCGAGCAGGACACCGTGCTTAGCCTGGATCCCACGGATCCCCTCGGCGCACGCGTTGCCCGCGATGAAGCGGCCAGTGACTTGCGCAAAAGGGTGGCCCGGCAGGTGCTCGAGCGCCTGGCGGCGACCGGATTGCCGGCAGCGGCGGACTGA
- the leuS gene encoding leucine--tRNA ligase, whose product MSKQATAADKPAKNFYCLSMFPYPSGKLHMGHVRNYAIGDVLTRFKKLQGYDVLQPMGWDAFGLPAENAAIKNNVPPAKWTYENIAYMRGQLQALNLAIDWDRELATCNPGYYRWNQWFFLRMREAGIAYKKTGTVNWDPVDQTVLANEQVVDGRGWRTGALVEKREIPMYYLNITRYADELLDSLDTLDGWPDRVKAMQANWIGRSHGCDITFPCAQGDIEVYTTRPDTLMGATYLAVAAEHPLAMKAAEADADIKAFVDECRRGGTTEAELATQEKKGMPLGIEAEHPLTGEKLPVWVANYVLMNYGSGAVMAVPAHDERDFAFANKYDLPIKQVVAVDGHADYDSENWQDWYVSKENSQLVNSGDFDGLGFRDGFDAIAAALEKKGLGKPRTNYRLRDWGISRQRFWGCPIPLIHCDDCGEVAVPDDQLPVKLPEDLVPDGSGNPLAKHADFINVDCPKCGQPARRETDTMDTFVDSSWYFMRYVCRDNPDAMVDERVDDWLPVDQYIGGIEHAILHLLYARFWTKAMRDLGYCKVDEPFARLMTQGMVLNHVFYRKGGEGQIEYYPPADVELARNDKGEVISAVLKADGKPVEYDGMGTMSKSKLNGVDPQQMIDAHGADTVKLFMLFAAPPEQSLEWSDAGIDGAARFIKRLTRAVEEHLDSGAAAPIDSTQLADAGKTLRRQVHQTIGKVTNDIGHRLVFNTAIAATMELLNNVNKFDVSTDNDRAVRHEALDAIVRLLGPIIPDTAEQLAIKLGHDSLLAAGWPEVDESALQRDSIELVVQVNGKVRGKVQVAADAAKDVIEASALEDANVQRFTEGKTIRKVIVVPGRLVNVVAT is encoded by the coding sequence ATGAGCAAGCAAGCAACAGCGGCCGACAAGCCGGCGAAGAATTTCTATTGCCTTTCCATGTTCCCGTACCCCAGCGGCAAGCTGCACATGGGGCACGTGCGGAACTATGCCATCGGTGACGTGCTGACACGTTTCAAGAAGCTGCAGGGCTACGATGTGCTTCAGCCGATGGGTTGGGATGCGTTCGGCCTGCCGGCCGAGAATGCGGCGATCAAGAACAACGTGCCGCCGGCGAAGTGGACCTACGAGAACATTGCCTACATGCGCGGGCAACTGCAGGCATTGAACCTGGCGATTGACTGGGATCGCGAGCTGGCGACCTGCAACCCGGGTTATTACCGGTGGAACCAGTGGTTCTTCCTGCGCATGCGCGAAGCCGGCATTGCCTACAAGAAAACCGGCACGGTGAACTGGGATCCGGTCGACCAGACCGTCCTGGCCAACGAGCAGGTGGTCGATGGTCGCGGCTGGCGCACCGGCGCGCTGGTCGAGAAGCGCGAAATCCCGATGTATTACCTGAACATCACGCGGTATGCCGACGAGCTGCTGGACAGCCTCGACACGCTGGATGGCTGGCCGGATCGCGTCAAGGCAATGCAGGCCAACTGGATCGGTCGCAGCCACGGTTGTGACATCACCTTCCCTTGTGCGCAGGGTGACATCGAGGTCTACACCACGCGTCCCGATACCCTGATGGGTGCGACCTATCTAGCCGTTGCTGCCGAGCATCCGCTGGCCATGAAGGCTGCCGAAGCCGATGCCGACATCAAGGCTTTCGTCGATGAATGTCGACGTGGCGGCACGACGGAGGCCGAGCTGGCAACCCAGGAAAAGAAGGGCATGCCGCTGGGTATCGAGGCCGAGCACCCGCTGACCGGCGAAAAGCTGCCGGTATGGGTCGCGAATTACGTGCTGATGAATTACGGCTCGGGTGCGGTGATGGCCGTGCCGGCACACGACGAGCGCGATTTTGCCTTCGCCAACAAGTACGACTTGCCGATCAAGCAGGTCGTTGCGGTCGATGGCCATGCCGATTACGACAGCGAGAACTGGCAGGACTGGTATGTCAGCAAGGAAAACTCGCAGCTGGTGAATTCGGGCGATTTCGACGGCCTCGGTTTCCGTGATGGCTTCGACGCCATTGCTGCCGCACTGGAGAAAAAGGGCCTCGGCAAGCCGCGCACCAATTACCGCCTCCGCGACTGGGGCATTTCGCGCCAGCGTTTCTGGGGTTGTCCGATTCCGCTGATCCATTGCGACGACTGTGGCGAAGTGGCAGTGCCGGATGACCAGTTGCCGGTGAAACTGCCGGAGGACCTGGTGCCGGATGGCAGTGGCAATCCGCTGGCAAAGCATGCCGACTTCATCAATGTCGATTGCCCGAAGTGCGGCCAGCCGGCGAGGCGCGAGACCGACACCATGGATACCTTCGTGGATTCGTCCTGGTACTTCATGCGCTATGTCTGTCGCGACAATCCGGATGCCATGGTGGACGAACGGGTCGACGACTGGCTGCCGGTGGACCAGTACATCGGTGGCATCGAGCACGCCATTCTCCACCTGCTGTACGCGCGCTTCTGGACCAAGGCAATGCGCGATCTCGGCTACTGCAAGGTGGACGAACCGTTCGCGCGCCTGATGACGCAAGGCATGGTCCTGAACCATGTGTTCTATCGCAAGGGTGGCGAGGGCCAGATCGAGTACTACCCGCCGGCGGATGTCGAGCTGGCTCGGAACGACAAGGGCGAAGTCATCTCTGCAGTGCTGAAGGCCGACGGCAAGCCGGTCGAGTACGACGGCATGGGTACCATGTCGAAGTCCAAGCTGAATGGCGTCGATCCTCAGCAGATGATCGATGCGCATGGCGCGGACACGGTCAAGCTGTTCATGCTGTTTGCGGCACCACCCGAACAATCCCTTGAATGGTCGGATGCCGGCATCGATGGCGCGGCGCGTTTCATCAAGCGCCTGACGCGCGCGGTCGAGGAGCATCTCGACTCCGGTGCGGCTGCGCCAATCGATTCGACGCAACTCGCCGATGCCGGCAAGACCCTGCGTCGCCAGGTGCACCAAACCATCGGCAAGGTGACGAACGACATCGGCCATCGCCTGGTCTTCAATACCGCGATTGCGGCGACCATGGAACTGTTGAACAACGTCAACAAGTTCGATGTGTCAACCGACAATGATCGCGCCGTGCGTCATGAAGCGCTGGATGCCATCGTGCGCCTGCTCGGGCCTATCATTCCGGACACGGCCGAACAGCTTGCGATCAAGCTGGGTCATGACAGCCTGCTCGCCGCCGGCTGGCCGGAAGTCGACGAGTCCGCGCTGCAACGCGACTCCATCGAACTGGTCGTGCAGGTCAATGGCAAGGTGCGTGGCAAGGTCCAGGTTGCGGCTGACGCGGCCAAGGATGTCATCGAGGCAAGCGCACTGGAAGACGCCAACGTCCAGCGCTTTACCGAGGGCAAGACCATCCGCAAGGTGATTGTCGTACCGGGTCGCCTGGTCAACGTGGTGGCTACCTGA
- a CDS encoding O-antigen ligase family protein, with the protein MSTTDLRRPVTWLLGLLLLFPVLSLVVSKAASVIFTLLALAGIYLGIRRSGPRIAGDLLAVRRAFASYFLVGLVLYLILFIGDEHTELATKLLGRDIRFLVAGLVLVAIAVATALPLASRKWLDASFIAGGLLVGLVAIAEVMLASGPAHRASGASISILFGHLSAAFAISLGVLGLHRQGQARFLFFLAAFMAVVAVILSGTRGAVLSLCVLALLAAVLWNRLSVQRWLVSAGLALLVTTALWISPAGQRMGERLAAMDAEFSASLAALESSGETAAYRTLGCVSDPVVLQGIVRRIDFIAAALEGTGVATVSIPAAEAPVECSQAGQVLQFTNGTRTEVGARMPAAGYHAAGRTLRFLARGQGKLLIQFSGKLHKQYISGDEWQAVEFGPLVSGRELMFVDIPSQQSLQLLPIRDAVADYRFAGLDTSVGLRLQLWRSAIEAFLARPLLGLGPGGLRESWSRAIAAGEISARVGEFDHAHGEILTVAAERGIPGLLSLLAVYAAPFWLFWRRRDAYGRAGMAFIGVIFISGLTETIFNHSLGITYYSMMVLILATAPREGGLDRPLDQASPAISGKS; encoded by the coding sequence ATGTCGACCACAGACTTGCGCCGGCCGGTGACATGGCTGCTCGGCCTGTTGTTGCTGTTCCCCGTGCTGTCGTTGGTAGTGAGCAAGGCGGCCAGCGTCATTTTCACGCTGTTGGCACTGGCAGGAATCTACCTCGGGATTCGACGCAGCGGGCCGCGAATCGCTGGCGACCTGCTGGCGGTTCGCCGTGCCTTTGCGTCCTACTTCCTGGTGGGCCTGGTTCTCTACCTCATCCTGTTCATCGGCGACGAGCACACCGAGCTGGCAACCAAGCTGCTCGGCAGGGATATCCGCTTCCTGGTCGCGGGACTCGTGCTGGTGGCAATTGCCGTGGCGACCGCGCTGCCGCTTGCCAGCAGGAAGTGGCTGGATGCTTCCTTCATTGCCGGTGGCCTGCTGGTCGGCCTGGTGGCGATTGCGGAGGTGATGCTGGCATCGGGTCCGGCTCACCGTGCGTCGGGCGCCAGCATTTCCATCCTGTTCGGCCACTTGAGTGCGGCGTTTGCGATTTCGCTCGGGGTGCTTGGCCTGCATCGCCAGGGCCAGGCGCGCTTCCTGTTTTTCCTTGCTGCGTTCATGGCGGTTGTCGCCGTCATCCTGTCAGGCACCCGCGGCGCAGTCTTGTCGCTTTGCGTGCTGGCACTGCTTGCTGCTGTCCTCTGGAATCGCCTGTCCGTGCAGCGGTGGCTGGTTTCAGCAGGCCTGGCGCTGCTGGTCACCACGGCGCTGTGGATCAGCCCGGCTGGCCAGCGTATGGGCGAACGCCTCGCTGCGATGGACGCGGAGTTTTCGGCAAGCCTGGCGGCGCTGGAGTCGAGCGGCGAGACTGCTGCTTACAGGACGCTGGGTTGTGTCTCCGACCCGGTGGTCCTGCAGGGGATCGTCCGCAGGATCGATTTCATCGCGGCCGCACTGGAAGGCACGGGCGTCGCGACCGTATCGATTCCCGCAGCCGAGGCGCCGGTCGAGTGTTCGCAGGCCGGGCAGGTGCTGCAATTTACCAATGGCACCCGGACAGAGGTCGGGGCAAGAATGCCGGCCGCAGGCTACCATGCCGCAGGCCGTACCCTGCGATTCCTTGCCAGGGGGCAAGGCAAGTTGCTGATCCAGTTTTCCGGCAAGCTGCATAAGCAGTACATCTCCGGGGATGAGTGGCAAGCCGTCGAGTTCGGCCCGCTGGTCAGCGGCCGGGAGCTGATGTTCGTCGACATTCCGTCGCAGCAAAGCCTGCAATTGCTGCCGATACGTGATGCGGTTGCCGATTACCGCTTCGCGGGCCTCGACACCTCTGTCGGCCTGCGCTTGCAGCTCTGGCGCAGCGCTATCGAAGCCTTCCTGGCCCGGCCGCTGCTCGGCCTGGGGCCGGGTGGTCTCCGGGAGTCCTGGTCAAGGGCGATAGCGGCGGGCGAAATCAGTGCGAGGGTCGGCGAATTCGACCATGCCCACGGCGAGATCCTGACCGTGGCTGCCGAGCGTGGCATCCCGGGCTTGCTGAGCCTGCTGGCTGTCTACGCGGCGCCATTCTGGCTGTTCTGGCGTCGACGGGACGCGTACGGCCGGGCCGGCATGGCCTTTATTGGCGTCATTTTCATCTCCGGCCTGACCGAGACGATCTTCAATCACTCCCTCGGTATCACGTATTATTCGATGATGGTGCTGATCCTGGCGACGGCACCTCGCGAGGGCGGCCTCGACCGCCCGCTTGACCAGGCATCGCCAGCAATTTCCGGAAAATCATGA
- the lnt gene encoding apolipoprotein N-acyltransferase, whose protein sequence is MRLPHFIEALRKEQRLALPAAFALGGLLVLAFAPFHLFPLAVILPLALLWLIDGQSPRVAAWRGFAFGFGLFGIGMHWLYISLHVYGKAPVILAVFLMICLVALMAAYYAGFAWLLNRYWPAAPGPAGVNWRRYLLAAPALWVLLEYMRGWFLSGFPWFSLGYSQLDTWLAGFAPVGGVFMVSLFVMMLGGALLLCISSGLKFRAAAAAIMMAILSASYWLQAVQWTHPTGNAIKVALVQGNIPQDKKWLPEYRQRTIDTYLDLTRDVLHDADLVIWPEAAIPLLYSQLDDTLFMHIEDEMLAPEQRLVTGVLVHDRERGVYYNSAVVIGGAERRFYHKRHLVPFGEYFPVPDSVREWLRLMNLPYSDFEAGEGDNRLELWPGVSAAMLICYEAVFGSEAMDAMPEAGFVINISNDGWFGESIGPKQHFQITRMRAKEAARPLVRVTNTGISGLLAFDGGKLLSMPVSETAAAMASIEPRTGGSPYGSHGNLVVWATCLLLAFSMPKRKDASA, encoded by the coding sequence TTGAGGCTGCCGCACTTCATCGAAGCGCTGAGAAAAGAACAGCGGCTGGCTTTGCCAGCCGCTTTTGCGCTTGGTGGGCTGCTGGTCCTGGCCTTCGCGCCGTTCCACCTGTTTCCTCTCGCCGTGATCCTGCCGCTGGCCTTGCTATGGCTGATCGACGGGCAGTCGCCACGGGTTGCAGCCTGGCGCGGATTTGCTTTCGGTTTCGGCCTGTTCGGCATCGGCATGCACTGGCTGTATATCAGCCTGCATGTCTATGGCAAAGCGCCCGTGATACTGGCTGTTTTCCTGATGATCTGCCTGGTGGCCTTGATGGCGGCGTACTACGCAGGTTTTGCATGGTTGTTGAATCGATACTGGCCTGCGGCACCTGGGCCGGCAGGAGTGAACTGGCGCCGCTACCTGCTGGCTGCGCCTGCCCTTTGGGTATTGCTTGAATACATGCGTGGCTGGTTTCTCAGCGGCTTTCCGTGGTTCAGCCTGGGTTACAGTCAGCTTGATACCTGGCTGGCGGGCTTCGCGCCGGTTGGCGGCGTTTTCATGGTTTCGCTGTTTGTCATGATGCTTGGTGGTGCGCTGTTGCTTTGCATTTCAAGCGGCCTGAAGTTCCGGGCTGCAGCCGCAGCTATCATGATGGCGATCCTTTCTGCCAGCTACTGGCTGCAGGCCGTGCAGTGGACGCATCCAACGGGCAATGCGATCAAGGTGGCCCTGGTGCAGGGGAACATTCCGCAGGACAAGAAATGGCTGCCGGAATATCGCCAGAGGACAATCGATACCTATCTCGACCTGACGCGCGACGTGCTGCATGACGCGGATCTGGTCATCTGGCCTGAAGCGGCAATTCCACTCCTGTATTCGCAGCTCGATGACACGCTGTTCATGCATATCGAGGATGAAATGCTTGCTCCCGAACAGCGCCTGGTAACCGGCGTTCTGGTGCATGACCGGGAGCGCGGCGTCTACTACAACAGCGCGGTCGTGATCGGAGGGGCAGAGCGGCGGTTCTATCACAAGCGCCACCTGGTGCCATTCGGAGAGTATTTCCCCGTTCCCGATTCGGTGCGCGAATGGCTGCGCCTGATGAACCTTCCCTACAGCGATTTCGAAGCTGGCGAAGGCGATAACAGGCTTGAGCTCTGGCCCGGCGTATCGGCAGCGATGCTGATCTGCTACGAAGCGGTTTTTGGTAGCGAGGCGATGGATGCCATGCCGGAGGCCGGTTTTGTCATCAATATTTCGAACGACGGCTGGTTCGGTGAGTCCATTGGTCCGAAGCAGCATTTCCAGATTACGCGCATGCGAGCAAAGGAAGCCGCGCGGCCATTGGTGCGGGTGACCAATACGGGCATCAGTGGCCTGTTGGCATTCGACGGCGGCAAGCTGCTGAGCATGCCGGTGTCCGAGACTGCAGCCGCAATGGCGAGCATCGAGCCCCGCACTGGAGGCTCGCCCTACGGTAGTCATGGCAACCTGGTGGTGTGGGCGACCTGCTTGCTGCTCGCCTTCAGCATGCCGAAGCGCAAGGATGCAAGCGCGTGA
- a CDS encoding HlyC/CorC family transporter, translated as MSDDHPPSSNHPESGLKGWLGRLGSAFTGEPRDRDDLIEVLQDAQQREMFDADALAMLEGVLQVTDMQVRDVMVPRSQMVVVERDCSLETVLPTIIESGHSRYPVIGESRDEVLGIVLAKDLLRYWVENPGSFNVREYVRPATFIPESKRLNVLLKEFRGSRNHMAIVVDEYGGVAGLVTIEDVLEQIVGEIDDEHDVEEDATIIKHNDSRWTVRALTPIDDFNDYFDAEFSDQEFDTVGGLVMNAIGHLPKRGEVVELEPFRFKVVRADNRRLHLLEVKRIARQESE; from the coding sequence ATGTCTGACGATCACCCTCCGAGTAGCAATCACCCGGAAAGCGGGCTCAAAGGCTGGCTGGGCCGCCTTGGCAGCGCATTCACGGGTGAACCCCGCGATCGGGACGACCTGATCGAAGTCCTGCAGGATGCCCAGCAACGCGAAATGTTCGATGCCGATGCCCTGGCCATGCTGGAAGGCGTGCTGCAGGTCACGGACATGCAGGTGCGCGATGTCATGGTGCCGCGTTCGCAAATGGTTGTTGTCGAGCGCGACTGCTCGCTCGAAACCGTGCTGCCGACCATCATCGAATCCGGTCACTCCCGTTATCCCGTGATTGGCGAGAGCCGTGACGAGGTGCTCGGCATCGTACTGGCCAAGGACCTGTTGCGCTACTGGGTGGAAAATCCGGGCAGCTTCAATGTTCGCGAGTACGTGCGACCGGCGACGTTCATTCCAGAGTCCAAACGCTTGAACGTGCTGTTGAAGGAGTTCCGTGGCAGTCGCAATCACATGGCCATCGTGGTCGACGAGTATGGCGGTGTTGCCGGGCTCGTGACGATCGAGGACGTGCTCGAGCAGATCGTTGGCGAGATCGACGACGAGCATGACGTCGAGGAAGATGCCACCATCATCAAGCACAACGACTCCCGCTGGACGGTGCGCGCGCTGACACCGATCGATGACTTCAATGACTACTTCGATGCCGAGTTCAGCGACCAGGAGTTCGACACGGTTGGCGGACTGGTCATGAATGCCATCGGTCACCTGCCCAAGCGCGGCGAGGTGGTGGAGCTCGAGCCATTCCGTTTCAAGGTCGTGCGGGCCGACAATCGTCGCCTGCACCTGCTGGAAGTGAAGCGCATCGCGCGGCAGGAGAGCGAGTGA